The Desulfurellaceae bacterium genome includes a window with the following:
- a CDS encoding ABC transporter substrate-binding protein: protein MLSRFFWFELLLALALGLVLRPTVAADSPISVRDGAGRHISLARPAERVIALSQGSLDIVQALGGRLVGRPSLTGISLPAELQSLPAVGNAVAPNLEAILAARPDLIIAPAQAHGDVAQRLQVVQATQYLSQARTVDEVVQVIRDIGTLLGRPEQATALGQDLRQELDEVRSGLPATPRPTIFLFGTTQAFLVIAPWTYAGDLLRLAGGQNLAADIVSAYQHDPGYELGFLPLSLEELLVTKPEVICVLSHGDPQAVTTALSAELGSHPAWQELSAVQRGRVHVMPATLFSADPGLNFPQAVRLLSEVLHERQP from the coding sequence CCGGGATGGGGCGGGCCGTCACATCAGCCTGGCTCGACCGGCCGAACGCGTGATCGCGCTGAGTCAGGGCAGCCTGGATATCGTCCAGGCCCTGGGCGGCAGGCTGGTCGGGCGCCCCAGCCTGACCGGCATATCCCTGCCCGCCGAACTCCAGTCGCTGCCTGCGGTGGGCAATGCGGTCGCGCCGAACCTTGAGGCCATCCTGGCCGCCCGTCCGGATCTGATTATTGCCCCGGCCCAGGCCCACGGCGATGTCGCCCAACGCCTCCAGGTGGTGCAGGCCACCCAGTACCTGTCGCAGGCCCGCACTGTGGACGAGGTCGTCCAGGTCATCCGCGACATCGGGACGCTGCTCGGCCGCCCCGAGCAGGCCACAGCCCTCGGCCAAGACTTGCGCCAGGAGCTGGACGAGGTGCGGAGCGGCCTGCCCGCCACGCCGCGGCCGACGATCTTCCTGTTCGGAACGACCCAGGCCTTTCTGGTCATCGCCCCGTGGACGTATGCCGGCGACCTGCTGCGGCTGGCCGGAGGACAAAACCTGGCCGCCGACATTGTCTCCGCCTACCAACACGACCCGGGCTATGAGCTGGGGTTTCTGCCCCTCAGTCTTGAGGAACTGCTGGTCACCAAACCGGAGGTGATCTGCGTGCTGAGCCACGGCGATCCCCAGGCGGTGACCACCGCCCTCAGCGCCGAACTCGGCAGCCATCCGGCCTGGCAGGAACTCAGCGCCGTCCAGCGCGGCCGGGTTCACGTCATGCCGGCGACCCTGTTTTCGGCCGACCCGGGGCTGAACTTTCCCCAGGCCGTTCGCCTGCTGAGCGAGGTCTTACATGAGCGCCAGCCCTAG